CACCGGAATTCCGACTGGTGGAGGTCACCGAACGGGCCAGCGTGGAAACCTTGCCGGGCCTGCAATGGACCCTCGGGCACCTGGGTTCGTCCGAGGTTCCGGCCAGCTTCGACCTCCAGCGTTCCATGGCAGTCTACGCCGGAAGCTTCCAAGGCCGGGGTGAAAGTGCATACGCTTTTGCATTTCGATACATTCTCTGGTCAAAAGGCATGCAAGGTCGGCGGCCGATGTCGGTCTTAAAAACATTGGTGCGGTAACCACAACCCGCTCATTTTTTTCAACCTAAGGGGGGCAAGAATATCGTGGCCAGAAACATTTTTTCCGGCAAGATGGGCATCCTCATCCCGGCGGCCTTGGCCCTGCTGGCAATGCTTTTGACCTATCAATACATCCACCAGAAGGAGCGGGACCTCGGTTTTCTGGCCGAGCCCATCCCGGTGCTGATGGTCAACCAGAACGTCCCCCGTCTGACCAGGCTCGACCAGACCATGCTCGCCGTCGAACAGATTCCCCGGCGCTTCGTCCAGCCCGGGGCCTTGACCGACATGGCCGACGCCGTGGATCAGGTGACCATAGTCCCCATGCTCCAAGGCGAACAGGTCCTCGGCACCAAACTCGTGGCCTATGGAGCGGAAACGGGACTGGCCGTGAAAATTCCCAAAGGACTGCGAGCCGTGACCCTGGCCCTGACCGAACAGGGTGCCGTGGCCGGCTTGATCAAACCCGGCGATTTCGTAGACATCATTGGAACCTTTGAATTCGGCGACTTCAACAAGAGCGACCAGCGCACCTACACGCTTCTGCAGAGTGTCCTCGTCCTGGCCGTGGACCAAAATATGGGTATCGAATCCGAAGCAGCCAGGGCCGTGGCTCAATCCGCGGGCAACGACAGGGATCGCCAGGCCCTTGCCAAGCGG
The genomic region above belongs to Deltaproteobacteria bacterium and contains:
- the cpaB gene encoding Flp pilus assembly protein CpaB — protein: MARNIFSGKMGILIPAALALLAMLLTYQYIHQKERDLGFLAEPIPVLMVNQNVPRLTRLDQTMLAVEQIPRRFVQPGALTDMADAVDQVTIVPMLQGEQVLGTKLVAYGAETGLAVKIPKGLRAVTLALTEQGAVAGLIKPGDFVDIIGTFEFGDFNKSDQRTYTLLQSVLVLAVDQNMGIESEAARAVAQSAGNDRDRQALAKRAMAMAGKQDRPNVTLGLLPDQIQKVVLAQETGTIALSLRSMFEDRSTIKVQPTDMKELLGIQEQVSVSPLRWREYRGGREGFGIMSE